A stretch of Paraburkholderia phenazinium DNA encodes these proteins:
- a CDS encoding GntR family transcriptional regulator codes for MKEVVENHRSKNADAEARTPGSLGLQTAAGAIYERLRVDIISCGLPPGFKLRLNDISKRYGCGPIPIREALSRLAAEALVVYSNQKGFAVAPVSTKSLMDLAQARAWTSEVAMREAVLRGDDEWEERVLLSYHRLSKVHRYSSENPRVVNPLYDRPHREFHKALFSGCGSEWMIDACMHLFDHAERYRNLSRHAVVLPRENEHKLMVDAALARNVEEAVRLIQQHVLLTAQIVRENS; via the coding sequence ATGAAGGAAGTTGTCGAAAACCATCGCTCCAAAAATGCCGACGCCGAAGCTAGGACACCGGGAAGTCTCGGTCTGCAGACCGCCGCTGGAGCCATATATGAGCGGCTTCGCGTGGACATTATTTCCTGTGGACTGCCTCCCGGATTCAAGCTGCGCCTGAACGATATCAGCAAGCGATATGGCTGCGGCCCCATTCCTATCCGCGAGGCGCTTAGTCGACTGGCAGCCGAAGCGCTGGTGGTTTATTCAAATCAGAAGGGGTTCGCGGTAGCACCCGTCAGTACCAAAAGCCTTATGGATCTGGCGCAGGCGCGAGCCTGGACATCGGAAGTTGCCATGCGCGAAGCCGTGCTGCGGGGTGACGACGAATGGGAAGAGCGCGTCCTTCTCAGCTATCATCGACTTTCCAAAGTCCATCGGTATAGTTCAGAGAACCCTCGAGTCGTAAACCCGCTATATGACCGTCCCCACCGCGAATTTCACAAGGCGCTGTTTTCCGGATGTGGGTCAGAATGGATGATCGACGCGTGCATGCATCTTTTCGACCACGCCGAACGATACCGTAATTTGTCACGGCATGCCGTGGTATTGCCGCGCGAAAATGAACACAAGCTCATGGTGGACGCGGCGCTCGCGAGAAACGTTGAAGAGGCTGTTCGCCTTATCCAGCAACACGTTTTGCTGACGGCTCAAATCGTTCGCGAAAATAGCTAA
- a CDS encoding (2Fe-2S)-binding protein, with translation MNNDSLTAVAGPATDGETITANGQPDPEMETRFAPRRWTHVQINGVEHSVNVEARTTLLDLLREQVQLTGAKKGCNRGECGACTVLMDNRRVNACLVLAVSADGKKITTIEGLASDGVLHPVQQAFIEHDAFQCGFCTCGQIMSAVGCIAEGHTGSNAEIREWMSGNICRCSAYPQIAAAVEAAAKEMG, from the coding sequence ATGAACAACGATTCGTTGACCGCCGTTGCCGGTCCCGCGACAGACGGCGAGACAATCACGGCGAATGGGCAGCCTGATCCAGAAATGGAAACGCGGTTTGCCCCACGCAGGTGGACGCACGTCCAGATCAATGGCGTTGAGCATTCCGTCAACGTGGAAGCAAGGACGACCCTTTTGGATCTGTTGCGCGAACAGGTGCAGTTGACAGGCGCAAAAAAGGGCTGCAACCGCGGAGAATGCGGCGCTTGCACGGTGTTGATGGATAACCGGCGCGTCAATGCCTGCCTCGTGCTCGCAGTCAGTGCCGATGGCAAGAAAATCACCACGATAGAGGGATTAGCGAGTGATGGGGTGCTGCATCCCGTCCAGCAGGCCTTCATTGAGCACGATGCCTTCCAGTGTGGTTTTTGTACCTGTGGCCAGATCATGTCCGCTGTGGGCTGCATTGCCGAGGGACACACCGGTTCCAACGCTGAAATTCGCGAATGGATGAGCGGTAATATCTGTCGCTGTTCTGCGTATCCGCAGATCGCGGCGGCTGTCGAGGCTGCCGCGAAGGAGATGGGCTGA
- a CDS encoding FAD binding domain-containing protein yields MRDFSYACATTRADALTLAQLPDAAVLAGGTELLNWFRIGITKPERVVDISRVPEMDRIEALPCGGLRIGALARLNDVAQHERVRNAYPVLSQAILKSASAQLRNLATIGGNPLQRVRCAYFRADAPTPCNKRVAGSGCAALHGLNERHAIFGWTDECVAVQPSDPAVALAALDAVIVTEDAQGGGRRIPARSFHVLPDENPSAHTVLRHGELITSIELGGPAPKSAYLKIRERESYEYAIVSAAVALELDGDVINKARVALGSVAMRPWRLDETERLLVGERLGSAGVAAAVGASFADARPLSSNGYKIALARNATLRAIELAASAP; encoded by the coding sequence ATGCGCGACTTTAGTTATGCCTGCGCGACGACGCGGGCCGACGCCCTGACGCTCGCCCAACTGCCCGACGCGGCGGTGTTGGCTGGTGGGACTGAACTCCTCAACTGGTTCCGCATCGGGATTACCAAACCTGAACGGGTCGTCGATATCAGCCGTGTGCCTGAAATGGATCGCATCGAAGCGTTACCATGCGGGGGGCTGCGGATCGGCGCACTTGCCAGGCTTAACGACGTGGCGCAACACGAACGGGTCCGCAACGCTTATCCCGTCCTGTCGCAGGCGATTCTGAAATCGGCCTCTGCCCAGTTGCGCAATCTTGCGACTATCGGCGGCAATCCCCTGCAACGTGTACGCTGCGCCTACTTCCGTGCCGATGCGCCCACACCGTGCAACAAACGAGTGGCGGGCTCGGGCTGCGCAGCATTGCACGGCCTGAACGAAAGGCACGCGATCTTCGGCTGGACCGACGAGTGTGTGGCGGTGCAGCCCTCCGACCCGGCAGTGGCGCTCGCTGCACTGGATGCGGTGATCGTAACCGAGGATGCGCAAGGCGGCGGCCGGCGCATTCCCGCACGCAGCTTCCACGTGCTGCCCGACGAAAATCCATCCGCACACACCGTGTTGCGTCATGGCGAACTGATCACCAGTATCGAATTAGGTGGGCCAGCGCCGAAATCTGCATATTTGAAGATTCGGGAGCGGGAGAGTTATGAGTACGCCATCGTGTCCGCGGCGGTAGCGCTCGAACTGGACGGCGACGTGATCAACAAGGCTCGCGTTGCTTTGGGGTCCGTAGCAATGCGCCCCTGGCGTCTCGACGAGACAGAGCGACTGCTAGTCGGCGAGCGGCTGGGCTCGGCCGGCGTCGCGGCTGCGGTAGGGGCGAGCTTTGCCGATGCCCGACCGCTATCGTCCAACGGATACAAGATCGCGCTCGCTCGCAACGCTACGCTTCGCGCCATCGAACTCGCGGCGAGTGCGCCATGA
- a CDS encoding xanthine dehydrogenase family protein molybdopterin-binding subunit, producing MNHSGESIARFDGPVKVTGEARYAGDQNLPAQLYAVMVSATVPAGWVEKIDAHEALAMPGVTHVLTAADMPKVHARLADISVPPLATRFVPMQTDEVVYEGQPVAIVLAESIEAAESGADSVCVDYRATSFIVPDTAPAEPPAPERGGYSHSSALEFCKGDAASAIAAAPLRTGAEYIQPSRHANPMEPCAILAVWKDKQLTVYDSVQHLPAVQNTLAAAFGIDPAWVRVVSPYTGGGFGVKAFVWPHEILASMAAWVTRRPVKLVLSRQNMYDMVGFQPQMTQNVALGASEDGKLLGIVHAVTNITSVTEDYVEFGSIPGRSFYACDNISTSQKVRRGNVVLPTFMRSPWDGPGSWSLGSAMDELARTLKVDPLELRLANYAETDPESGKSWSSKKLREAYNEGARRFRWQDRPKGGTRDGHWRIGCGLADCSQGQARFHTTARVRLNAHGMARLESSFCDIGTGSATVFPQIVAEILGLKPEEVSVLAGDTSLPYSGPTYGSGTTISTGAALQQAAQGVRAKLARLAGWPTEEVTMRNGHILYGERSRSIQSVLDEAGVFELVCDGAFDLPGGAPVDMGAPEFPARTFGVIFVEVAVDPDLGLLRLRRATGIYSAGRIINPRTARSQMIGGIVWGWGMAAMEGSHFEPALGRWISKDLAGVALPVNADIPPAIDVGFVDEYDANSGPLGAKGIGELCATGVAAAVANAVYDAIGVRVRELPITPDKLMGGL from the coding sequence ATGAACCATTCGGGTGAATCGATTGCACGCTTCGACGGTCCGGTAAAGGTGACGGGCGAGGCCCGTTATGCCGGCGACCAGAATCTGCCAGCACAGCTCTATGCGGTGATGGTATCTGCCACCGTTCCGGCCGGTTGGGTCGAGAAGATCGACGCGCACGAGGCGCTGGCGATGCCCGGTGTTACGCACGTGCTAACCGCCGCCGACATGCCGAAAGTGCATGCAAGGCTGGCCGACATCAGTGTTCCGCCGCTCGCCACCCGCTTCGTTCCGATGCAGACTGACGAAGTCGTTTATGAGGGGCAGCCGGTGGCAATCGTGCTGGCGGAGAGCATCGAAGCGGCCGAGTCAGGTGCGGATTCCGTATGCGTGGACTACCGAGCCACTTCCTTCATCGTGCCCGACACCGCACCAGCCGAACCGCCTGCGCCGGAGCGGGGTGGCTATTCCCATTCGAGTGCTTTGGAATTTTGCAAGGGTGATGCGGCGTCGGCTATCGCCGCCGCACCGCTCAGGACGGGTGCCGAGTACATACAGCCGTCTCGCCACGCAAACCCGATGGAGCCGTGCGCCATCCTGGCAGTCTGGAAGGACAAGCAGCTTACCGTTTACGACTCGGTGCAACACCTGCCGGCGGTTCAAAACACGCTCGCTGCCGCGTTCGGCATCGACCCGGCGTGGGTCCGGGTAGTTTCCCCGTACACGGGCGGCGGATTCGGTGTGAAAGCGTTCGTCTGGCCGCACGAAATCCTCGCCAGCATGGCGGCCTGGGTGACGCGTCGGCCAGTCAAACTGGTGCTCAGTCGGCAGAACATGTACGACATGGTCGGATTTCAGCCGCAGATGACGCAAAACGTCGCGTTGGGTGCCAGCGAGGACGGCAAACTGCTTGGCATTGTCCACGCGGTCACCAACATCACGAGCGTCACGGAAGATTATGTCGAGTTCGGATCGATCCCGGGACGGTCCTTTTATGCATGCGATAACATTTCGACCAGCCAGAAGGTTCGCCGTGGGAATGTCGTGCTGCCGACCTTCATGCGCTCTCCATGGGACGGCCCAGGTTCATGGTCGCTCGGCTCGGCCATGGACGAACTGGCACGCACGTTGAAGGTCGATCCGCTGGAGTTGCGGCTCGCCAACTACGCTGAAACCGATCCTGAAAGCGGGAAGTCGTGGTCGTCGAAAAAATTACGAGAGGCCTATAACGAAGGCGCGCGCCGCTTCCGTTGGCAAGACAGGCCAAAGGGCGGTACGCGCGACGGACATTGGCGCATTGGCTGCGGCCTCGCCGATTGCAGCCAGGGGCAGGCGCGATTCCATACCACCGCGCGAGTACGGCTCAACGCACACGGAATGGCGCGACTGGAATCCAGCTTCTGCGACATCGGCACTGGTTCCGCCACGGTCTTTCCGCAGATCGTCGCAGAAATCCTGGGCCTGAAGCCAGAGGAAGTCAGCGTTCTGGCAGGTGACACCTCACTGCCTTATTCGGGGCCGACTTATGGCTCGGGGACGACGATCAGCACAGGCGCGGCGTTGCAGCAGGCGGCGCAAGGGGTGCGCGCGAAGCTCGCGCGGCTGGCCGGTTGGCCGACGGAAGAGGTGACCATGCGCAACGGGCACATTCTCTATGGCGAAAGGTCGCGCAGCATCCAGTCCGTGTTGGACGAGGCAGGCGTCTTTGAACTTGTTTGCGACGGCGCCTTCGACCTGCCTGGTGGGGCGCCCGTTGATATGGGTGCTCCGGAATTTCCTGCTCGTACGTTTGGCGTGATCTTCGTGGAAGTCGCCGTCGATCCGGATCTGGGCCTGCTGCGTTTGCGGCGGGCAACAGGAATCTATAGCGCCGGCCGTATCATTAACCCTCGGACTGCGCGGTCACAGATGATAGGCGGCATCGTCTGGGGCTGGGGTATGGCGGCGATGGAGGGTAGCCACTTCGAGCCAGCTCTGGGCCGCTGGATTTCGAAAGACCTGGCCGGCGTTGCGCTGCCCGTGAACGCAGACATTCCGCCGGCCATCGATGTCGGGTTCGTCGACGAATACGACGCCAACTCCGGACCGCTCGGCGCCAAAGGTATCGGAGAACTCTGCGCCACAGGGGTTGCCGCCGCCGTCGCCAACGCGGTCTACGACGCCATCGGCGTGCGGGTGCGCGAATTACCGATCACACCCGATAAGTTGATGGGCGGTTTGTAG
- a CDS encoding tannase/feruloyl esterase family alpha/beta hydrolase — MNSRSRLWRTRGRAPSWLGAFCVLVLCAMSSGGTYSETTDGPCRDAECGPHGPPPPSKTSCPQLNGLTIPAREIGLPTTGAIVTSTTQVAASGTGATATGSYCLVAGAIRPVDPSAPDILFNVALPDQWNGKILMLGGGGFDGSIPAVTGNVPSAPANLPGPLSRGYAVFASDSGHEATNGSVNGAFSVNAEAYDNFMGEALKKTHDAALVIIDKHYGTHPYKAYFAGGSTGGREALTVAQRWPQDWNGVIAFYPAYDFTTLSLQQLRATEGFTAPGAYLDTAQRALLLKAVMQVCDGLDGVEDGLISNVQACNSTFNPATAHVDGKPLRCAGGAARGDTCLSDRQIAALNTMNTPLVFGYPLENGETQYPGYNVYGADLGVGSSSPLEATITELALGTTQPSYPLQSTAMFDGQISDQFVRYTVMGNPNFDSLTFNPALAGQWSGRISMLSGLDATDANLTPFMRRGGKLLMAHGTVDQTVSTRATEIYYQRLLFTMGFSAVESFVRFYEIPGMQHGIGTEFNASWDSLAALENWVEHGTPPVHQVDTDTAGVPGRTRPLCQYPAWPSYNGAGDVNSATSFTCVQG; from the coding sequence ATGAACTCGAGAAGCAGGCTGTGGCGCACGCGTGGGCGCGCGCCGTCGTGGCTGGGTGCATTCTGTGTGCTTGTACTGTGCGCCATGTCGAGCGGCGGTACGTATTCGGAGACGACGGATGGTCCATGCCGGGACGCGGAATGCGGACCACACGGGCCACCTCCGCCGTCAAAAACAAGCTGTCCGCAACTAAACGGGTTGACCATCCCGGCCCGCGAGATCGGCCTGCCGACAACCGGTGCCATCGTCACATCAACGACACAGGTGGCGGCGAGCGGCACCGGAGCGACAGCTACCGGGTCATACTGCCTCGTGGCCGGCGCGATTCGTCCGGTCGATCCGTCCGCCCCGGATATCCTGTTCAACGTCGCGTTGCCGGACCAGTGGAACGGCAAGATCCTGATGCTCGGCGGCGGCGGGTTCGACGGCTCGATTCCAGCCGTGACCGGGAACGTGCCGAGCGCGCCGGCCAATCTGCCGGGACCGTTGTCGCGCGGCTACGCGGTGTTCGCGAGCGATTCCGGGCACGAGGCGACGAACGGCTCGGTGAACGGCGCGTTCTCCGTCAACGCCGAGGCGTACGACAACTTCATGGGCGAAGCCCTGAAGAAGACGCACGACGCCGCGCTCGTGATCATCGACAAGCATTACGGCACGCATCCGTACAAGGCGTACTTCGCGGGCGGCTCGACTGGCGGCCGCGAGGCGCTGACCGTCGCGCAGCGCTGGCCACAGGACTGGAACGGTGTGATCGCTTTCTACCCCGCGTATGACTTCACGACGCTGAGCCTGCAGCAGTTGCGCGCGACGGAAGGTTTCACCGCGCCGGGCGCGTACCTCGACACAGCACAGCGCGCGCTGCTCCTGAAAGCGGTGATGCAGGTGTGCGATGGGCTCGACGGCGTCGAGGACGGGTTGATCAGCAACGTGCAGGCGTGCAACTCGACGTTCAATCCGGCGACGGCCCATGTCGACGGCAAGCCATTGCGCTGCGCCGGCGGTGCGGCACGGGGAGACACGTGCCTGTCGGACCGGCAGATCGCGGCGCTCAACACGATGAACACCCCGCTCGTCTTTGGGTATCCGCTCGAAAACGGCGAAACGCAGTATCCGGGCTATAACGTGTATGGCGCCGATCTGGGGGTGGGCAGCAGTTCGCCGCTCGAGGCGACGATCACGGAGCTCGCGCTCGGTACGACGCAGCCGTCGTATCCGCTGCAGAGCACTGCGATGTTCGACGGACAGATCAGCGACCAGTTCGTCCGCTACACGGTGATGGGCAACCCGAACTTCGATTCACTGACGTTCAATCCGGCGCTCGCCGGTCAATGGTCCGGGCGGATCAGCATGCTGTCGGGACTCGACGCGACCGATGCGAACCTGACCCCCTTCATGCGACGCGGTGGCAAGTTGCTGATGGCGCACGGCACCGTGGACCAGACCGTCAGCACGCGGGCCACCGAGATCTACTATCAGCGCTTGCTGTTCACGATGGGCTTTAGCGCCGTCGAGTCGTTCGTGCGCTTCTACGAGATTCCGGGGATGCAGCACGGGATCGGCACCGAGTTCAACGCGTCATGGGACTCGCTCGCGGCGCTGGAGAACTGGGTCGAGCACGGGACGCCGCCGGTACATCAGGTGGACACCGATACCGCGGGCGTGCCGGGACGCACGCGGCCGCTGTGCCAGTATCCGGCGTGGCCTAGCTATAACGGCGCGGGTGACGTGAACAGCGCGACGTCGTTTACCTGCGTGCAGGGATAG
- a CDS encoding FadR/GntR family transcriptional regulator — MMENVRQLVRLIQERGFGPGDKLPSEREMSEMFRMSRGALREALIRLDTLRIVDARPKSGIFLRADSAETSIEAMVLFAEADTPLSPDEVIQSVELRRLLEVQAVRLACERRTDADLNKLSAILKRCIEARGDGHALAALDAEFHLAIVSATQNDVFVRFVNVFYLMSKKRREVYFSSDEHCRKSVADHRKLLGAIAARNIEEAETILRQHIKGVDVYFRTLFATENDEEQGADKLAAPGRKRKRAATKEFA, encoded by the coding sequence ATGATGGAAAACGTTCGTCAACTCGTCCGTCTGATTCAGGAGCGTGGTTTTGGACCGGGCGACAAGCTGCCGTCTGAACGCGAGATGTCGGAAATGTTTCGCATGAGTCGTGGAGCGCTGCGGGAAGCACTCATCCGGCTGGACACTTTGCGAATCGTCGACGCGCGGCCGAAATCCGGCATTTTTCTTCGCGCCGACTCAGCCGAAACAAGCATTGAAGCGATGGTTTTATTTGCCGAGGCCGATACGCCCCTGAGCCCTGACGAGGTGATCCAGTCCGTGGAGTTGCGGCGATTGCTTGAGGTTCAGGCGGTGAGACTCGCGTGCGAGCGCCGAACCGATGCGGACCTGAACAAGCTCTCCGCGATTCTCAAACGTTGCATCGAGGCACGTGGCGACGGTCACGCACTCGCAGCACTCGACGCGGAGTTCCATCTGGCAATCGTATCGGCCACTCAAAACGACGTCTTCGTGCGCTTCGTAAACGTCTTCTATCTGATGTCGAAGAAGCGTCGCGAGGTCTACTTTTCGTCAGACGAGCATTGCCGCAAGTCGGTTGCCGATCACCGCAAGTTGCTTGGCGCGATCGCCGCGAGAAACATTGAAGAAGCCGAGACGATACTGCGGCAGCACATTAAAGGTGTTGATGTGTACTTCCGCACGTTGTTTGCAACGGAGAATGACGAAGAACAAGGTGCGGACAAACTTGCGGCGCCGGGTCGAAAGCGCAAACGTGCCGCTACGAAAGAGTTCGCCTGA
- a CDS encoding cupin domain-containing protein, giving the protein MSEQIQAVVGRTSVRHVAADGSDIEHELREYFTYRDTGLKEATSGAYTAHVIRAVPGKQGEAEWHTHETTFQLVFVLRGWIDFEFEDIGVVRLVPGSSCYFPSGVRHQVLGNSDDFEQLEIVSPGDFATNPASKP; this is encoded by the coding sequence ATGTCAGAGCAAATTCAAGCCGTCGTTGGCAGGACCTCGGTGCGGCACGTCGCTGCAGATGGTTCGGATATCGAACATGAATTAAGAGAATATTTTACATATCGCGACACAGGCTTAAAGGAGGCTACGTCCGGCGCTTACACTGCGCACGTAATTCGGGCGGTGCCGGGCAAACAGGGGGAGGCAGAATGGCACACCCATGAAACAACCTTCCAACTGGTGTTTGTACTTCGCGGATGGATCGACTTCGAGTTCGAAGATATTGGTGTTGTGCGCCTTGTACCGGGATCGTCGTGCTATTTCCCGTCCGGGGTGCGACATCAGGTATTAGGCAACAGTGACGATTTCGAACAGCTGGAAATCGTTTCACCTGGCGATTTCGCGACGAACCCTGCGTCAAAACCCTGA
- a CDS encoding mandelate racemase/muconate lactonizing enzyme family protein gives MKITDIIAYPVTSPVPEAHQVRLGIGKMVKRDTVVVKVTTDEGIVGWGESHHARAHLAVATLVNTTLKQLVLGFDATDVNGVWSQIYRYQLASHGMGAACAAAMSGIDIALWDIRGKAVGWPLYRLLGGAARDVRAYAGGICLGFQDPGALVEEVALMIERGFSAVKLRIGDSPRSDIDRVRAVRSHFADVEILTDANVAYSLSDFYAVAPYFEEARIRWLEEAFPAHDYRSYRDAKRMSRFELAAGENHFTRYEFAQLIDAECVTVLQPDLSKVGGVSEMLKVAAMASAQKLPIHCHSSMGINMAATLHVLCSIDNAGYFEADCSVHNPLRDQLVDFRFDIDHQGTLRPGERPGIGIEVDEDFIRHHSGSTGPSFV, from the coding sequence ATGAAAATCACAGACATCATTGCATATCCGGTCACTTCGCCCGTGCCGGAGGCACATCAAGTTCGCCTCGGTATTGGCAAAATGGTCAAGCGCGACACGGTCGTCGTGAAAGTCACAACTGATGAGGGGATCGTCGGCTGGGGAGAATCCCATCATGCGCGCGCGCATCTGGCGGTCGCCACGCTGGTTAACACGACGTTAAAGCAACTTGTACTCGGGTTTGACGCGACTGACGTAAACGGCGTCTGGTCGCAAATCTACCGCTATCAGCTTGCGTCGCATGGCATGGGAGCGGCTTGTGCCGCGGCGATGAGCGGCATAGATATCGCCTTGTGGGACATCCGCGGCAAAGCCGTCGGGTGGCCTCTATACCGTCTTCTTGGCGGTGCCGCGCGGGACGTGCGTGCGTATGCGGGCGGTATCTGCCTCGGATTTCAGGATCCAGGAGCGCTGGTTGAAGAGGTCGCCCTCATGATTGAACGGGGATTTTCCGCCGTCAAACTCCGCATTGGGGATTCACCGAGATCCGATATTGACCGCGTGAGAGCCGTGCGCTCGCATTTCGCAGATGTAGAGATACTTACCGATGCGAACGTTGCGTATTCACTGTCGGACTTTTATGCGGTCGCACCGTACTTTGAAGAGGCGCGCATTCGTTGGTTAGAAGAAGCCTTTCCTGCACACGACTATCGCAGCTACCGGGATGCGAAACGAATGTCGCGCTTCGAGCTTGCCGCCGGCGAGAATCACTTCACCCGATATGAGTTTGCACAACTGATTGACGCAGAATGCGTGACGGTCCTCCAGCCGGATCTCTCCAAGGTGGGCGGCGTTTCGGAGATGCTAAAGGTGGCTGCGATGGCGTCTGCGCAAAAACTCCCCATCCACTGCCACTCGAGCATGGGCATCAACATGGCGGCCACGCTACACGTACTGTGTTCCATCGACAATGCAGGATATTTCGAGGCCGACTGTTCCGTTCACAATCCGCTTCGCGATCAGCTCGTCGACTTCCGTTTCGACATTGATCACCAAGGTACGCTACGGCCTGGCGAGCGCCCTGGAATCGGCATTGAAGTTGACGAAGATTTTATCCGCCACCATAGCGGCTCGACTGGGCCTAGCTTCGTTTAA
- a CDS encoding hydroxyacid dehydrogenase, with amino-acid sequence MGQRIFACEDIFLRLHRGINMHRKFRVLSTSKIDPLGSEMLAPLCELIVPPDDRADTLRRYMADIDALIVRVRLPDDIFTKAARLKAIVRHGVGLDFIPVSQATEAGIPVANLPDSNTQAVVEHVVGALFALARDFHRIPGLLKREGWSVRQAYHGLELRGRAVGIVGLGRIGLGVATALHHGFGMRVLGYDVATQATLPDFIVQTSLESVFSESDFITLHAPLLPSTQHLVNAQLLGLVKPQAYLINAARGGLVDDSALLEALSENRLAGAALDVFEPEPLAADHPYLQRDNVLVTPHTAALTQESVARMSVGSAQAVLDVLHGRCPTNLVNPEIWDHYLERWNLRSPR; translated from the coding sequence ATGGGACAACGTATATTTGCGTGCGAGGACATTTTTCTGCGGCTTCACCGAGGGATAAACATGCATCGCAAGTTTCGCGTTCTTTCTACGAGCAAAATCGATCCGCTCGGGTCTGAAATGCTGGCTCCTTTGTGCGAGCTGATAGTTCCACCAGATGACCGGGCGGACACGCTGCGACGATACATGGCGGATATCGACGCGCTGATCGTGCGCGTTCGCCTGCCCGATGACATATTTACGAAGGCCGCGCGACTAAAGGCTATTGTGCGCCACGGCGTCGGGCTTGATTTCATCCCGGTTAGTCAGGCGACTGAAGCCGGCATTCCTGTTGCCAATCTTCCAGACTCGAATACGCAGGCGGTGGTGGAGCATGTAGTCGGCGCGCTCTTCGCGCTTGCGCGCGACTTTCACCGCATACCCGGCCTGCTCAAACGCGAGGGTTGGTCCGTCAGGCAGGCGTATCACGGCTTGGAACTTCGGGGCCGAGCCGTGGGGATCGTTGGACTTGGACGCATCGGTCTCGGTGTCGCAACAGCACTGCACCATGGTTTCGGCATGCGAGTGCTCGGGTACGACGTCGCGACCCAAGCCACGTTACCTGATTTCATCGTACAGACGTCTCTTGAGAGCGTGTTCAGCGAGTCCGATTTCATTACGCTACACGCACCGCTCCTGCCGTCCACGCAACATCTGGTCAATGCACAACTTCTTGGTCTGGTCAAACCACAGGCTTATCTCATCAACGCCGCACGGGGCGGTCTCGTCGACGACTCCGCATTGCTAGAGGCACTGAGTGAAAATCGGCTCGCTGGAGCAGCGCTAGATGTGTTCGAACCTGAGCCACTCGCCGCAGACCATCCCTACCTGCAACGCGACAATGTGCTCGTTACGCCCCATACAGCAGCGCTTACCCAGGAGAGTGTCGCGCGCATGAGTGTGGGCTCGGCGCAGGCCGTGCTCGATGTCTTGCATGGCCGGTGTCCCACGAATCTGGTCAATCCGGAAATCTGGGACCACTACCTGGAGCGCTGGAATCTGCGCTCCCCACGCTGA
- a CDS encoding 3-hydroxybutyrate dehydrogenase, whose protein sequence is MFSHYCLTLHMKISDSRFLAGKAAVVTGSTSGIGLGIATALARAGANLVLNGFGDVKEAVATVETSGVNVVHHAADMTRPAEIEAMINFAVQTFGGVDILVNNAGIQFVERIDLFPVASWDSIIAINLSSAFHTMRLALPAMRERGWGRVINIASVHGLVGSVGKSAYVAAKHGVVGLTKVAALESARSGVTVNAICPGMVLTPLLQKQIDDFAVRESLSPDEASARFLGEKQPSQQFVTPDQIGDLAVFLCSPSANEMRGSALQIDGGWSAQ, encoded by the coding sequence ATGTTTTCCCACTACTGTCTAACACTGCATATGAAAATTTCTGATTCCAGATTCCTCGCAGGCAAAGCGGCCGTCGTTACCGGATCGACGAGTGGCATCGGGCTGGGAATTGCAACCGCCTTGGCCCGTGCGGGTGCGAACCTGGTGTTGAACGGATTCGGCGACGTTAAAGAAGCCGTTGCCACGGTCGAAACGTCGGGCGTGAACGTCGTGCATCACGCCGCTGATATGACGAGGCCGGCCGAAATCGAAGCAATGATAAATTTTGCAGTCCAAACGTTTGGCGGTGTCGACATACTGGTCAACAATGCCGGAATCCAGTTTGTCGAGCGGATCGATTTGTTTCCTGTGGCAAGCTGGGATTCAATCATCGCCATCAACCTGAGTTCGGCATTTCACACAATGCGGCTCGCACTACCAGCGATGCGCGAACGGGGTTGGGGACGGGTCATCAATATCGCGTCGGTTCACGGCCTTGTCGGCTCTGTTGGGAAATCTGCATATGTAGCAGCAAAGCACGGCGTCGTTGGATTGACAAAGGTCGCCGCGCTGGAAAGCGCACGCTCAGGTGTCACGGTGAATGCTATTTGCCCCGGTATGGTGTTGACACCTCTATTGCAGAAGCAAATCGACGATTTCGCTGTGCGTGAATCGCTGTCGCCAGACGAAGCAAGTGCGAGATTTCTTGGAGAAAAACAACCCTCTCAGCAATTTGTAACTCCTGATCAAATCGGCGATCTCGCCGTATTCTTGTGCTCCCCATCCGCCAATGAGATGCGAGGATCCGCGCTGCAAATCGATGGCGGATGGAGCGCGCAATAA